The proteins below are encoded in one region of Mauremys reevesii isolate NIE-2019 linkage group 15, ASM1616193v1, whole genome shotgun sequence:
- the LOC120383084 gene encoding olfactory receptor 6F1-like, giving the protein MADRDWGNQTAITEFILLGFGDLPDLQILLFLLFQVIYMATVAGNTLIVVLVVTDQHLHTPMYFFLGNLSCLETCYTSTILPRLLASLLTGDKINSVSGCFTQLYFCGSLGCTECYLLAAMSYDRYLAICKPLHYSTLMNSRFCLQLAAGSWLNGFLAITIFVLFLSELIFCGPNEIDHFYCDPIPLMELSCSDTHQVILVDFIIACVFTLPPFLLTLTSYICIISTILRIPSTSGRQKAFSTCSSHLIVVTIFYGSIMIVYLLPKCDTLKDLKKVLSLCHTVLTPLINPLIYSLRNREVKEALCKAVRKCGFHNNVHVHLHNNVT; this is encoded by the coding sequence ATGGCAGACAGAGACTGGGGAAACCAAACGGCCATCACAGAATTCATCCTTCTGGGATTCGGGGATCTCCCTGACCTGcaaattcttctcttcctgttGTTCCAAGTGATCTACATGGCAACTGTGGCTGGGAACACCCTCATCGTAGTGCTCGTTGTGACTGAccagcaccttcacacccccatgtacttcttcctgggcaacttgtcctgcttggagacctgctacacctcaaccatcctgcccaggttgctggccagtctcctgactggggacaaaATCAATTCAGTCAGTGGCTGCTTCACACAACTGTATTTCTGTGGTTCTCTGGGATGTACAGAATGCTATCTCCTAGCAgcgatgtcttatgatcggtatttagcgatATGTAAACCCCTGCACTATTCAACTCTTATGAATAGTAGGTTTTGTCTCCAGTTGGCTGCTGGGTCATGGTTAAATGGTTTTTTGGCTATTACCATCTTTGTCTTATTCCTATCGGAGTTAATATTCTGTGGCCcaaatgaaattgaccatttctatTGTGATCCCATCCCACTGATGGaactctcctgcagtgacacccACCAGGTCATATTGGTGGATTTCATAATAGCCTGTGTATTCACCTTGCCTCCATTCCTACTAACCCTGACATCCTACATATgcatcatctccaccatcctgagaatcccttccaccaGTGGGagacaaaaggccttttccacctgctcctctcacctgatTGTGGTGACAATTTTCTATGGATCCATAATGATTGTGTATCTGCTGCCAAAATGTGATACACTGAAAGACCTGAAGAAAGTGCTATCTCTTTGCCACACAGTCCTGactcccctgataaacccccttatctacagcctgagaaacagagaggtcaaggaagCCTTGTGCAAAGCAGTCCGTAAATGTGGCTTTCACAACAACGTGCATGTACACCTACATAATAATGTAACTTGA